AGGATACAGACCCTTAAAAAGTTGAGTCTTGGGTCTGTCGACCCGACGAAAAACCAAGGCTAGCCCTCCAACGGTCGTGAAAAAGCCGAGAATCACTCCCCGCCAAAATCGCGTGGTGGATTTTGGTTTAGGCAGTACACTTGACAGGTAAAGATTGATAGCTTATCATACTTACTAAAGCTTAACTTGTGTTTCTCCAGTTGACCTCTCGTCAAGGACCGCGGGTGTTATGCAAAGATTAAGATCTTGGGACATAGGCCCCAGTGCCGAGGACTTCTCGCGGTAATTCCATCCGGTTTATCCCCGTTCACAAACAGCCCTTGTTCTTTACCGTAAATGCGCTATCGCAAAATGTGTGAGGCGCTTTTCTTAAGGAGCTACAAAATGAGCATTAAAATTTATGTTGGAAATCTGTCTTTCGATTCGAGCGAGGGCGAGCTTAACGGTCTTTTTGAACCCTATGGAGTTGTGGATTCGGCTAAGATCATCGTTGACCAATTCACAAATCGATCCCGAGGATTTGGATTTATCGAGATGCAAAATCGTGAGGAAGGTCTTCGAGCCATCCAGGAACTTGATTCAAAAGACCTCGGTGGTCGCAGTCTGAAAGTGAACGAGGCTCGTCCAAAGACAAATTCAGGAGACAGGCCCAGAGGCAACGGCGGATCGCGCTGGTAATCCGTACCATAAGTCTAGGTAAAATAACCAGGCTGGAATTCGAAACCACGATTTCTGGCCTGCCAATTTCATAGAATAGAATCTTCGGGAAGGAACCCCATAATTTTGGATTACGGCTTTGGCGTCTATTTCCAGCTCAATGACCCGAACAAACATTCGGGTTGTTTTGCGGAGCGCAGATTTTCTTTGCCTGGTAACCGAATATATTGCCGCCAAAATTGCCTAAACTGCTTTAGAAACGTTGTTGTCACGATCAAACATGTTAATTCTGATTGTAATCGAGCGGGGTGGTTCCATGCTGTCCACGTTTGATCACAATCTCCGGACTGAACTGCTCAAGGAAAGGAGCGGATAAGTATGCCTGGTGTCGTGGTCAGAGAGGACGAACCATTTGAAAACGCGATAAGACGATTCAAGAAGCAACTGGTGAAATCCGGGGTTCTTGGAGAGGCTAAGAGAAGGCGAGCATACGACAAGCCTAGCGTTAAGAAAAAGAAAAAGGCCATATTAGCCAGAAAGAGGCTTATGAAGAAACTTAGGAGAATGCGACGGTTTAACTGATAGAGCTTCTTGAGACTGATTACGACAGCGCATGCGCTGTCGTTTCGTTGTCGCCACGATGAATACAGTTCAGGCTCCGATATGGGGCGCCGTCGCTCAAAGTGACTTGGCGCCACTTGTTCGTGCAGCCCTTTGGTATCTGATATTAGGGTATTTTAAAAGTCCCTGAAATCGTTACAGTTTTACTATAATCAGGGTCTTTTAAAATGCGTTTTCGGCCCGGAGTTGTGGGTTCAGATCCCGTCATATCCACTCCAAAAATATAATTCAGCAAGCTCGAGCCGTCAGAATCAATCTTGTTCCCACACTGCTCAATACAAAACGATCGGCAAATTCAGACTGGAGTCTTTGCATCGCTACTCGTCCGGTGCAGTGCATTGGCATTATGAGCTTCGGAGCTATTTTCTTTAGTTCCTCGACTGTAGATTCAATCAAGAACTCCATATCAGGTCCGATCAGATGAAAACCACCCAGCGCTCCAAAGACTTTCTCTTCGCCGGTGATTTTTTGAGCGTAAAGCATGGAATTGATTATACCTGAATGAGCGCAACCCGAGATGACCACGAGGCCGCAACCAGCTAAATTGATCACAATCGCCTGATCATCTTCAATCTTATCTATGCCTAATTTCCCATCAATTTCAATCTGTGCTCCGGGCATGCCCTTCTCGAAATCTGTGACACGTGGAATTTCACCAGTCACCAAGACTGTGCTTCCAGCTATTAGGGTGGGACCCCGACCTTCGGACAACTGAGCGCCCCGTTCAACCATCTGTTCACGGTTGGCGAGCTGAGGAAACTTGACCAAACCCATTTGGGGATTTTCTAAAAACCGATTTCGAAACATATCGGGGTGGCATACAATAGGGATAGGCTTTCCTATGGCTTCAAGAGCCATGTTCACGGAGCCTGTGTGATCCATGTGGCCATGGCTTATGACTAGCGCGTCAATGCTCTTAGGATCCAAGTCGAGGGTCTGCATGTTATGGAGCAGCGTTCCAGCGTTATAGCCGGTATCCAGCAGTGTTCTTCGCGTCGTTTCCCCATCCCACGTATCAATTAGAAGAGACAGTCCGTGCTCAGCGAGCAAGGTTTTTGAAAGAATTGTTCCGTTTTTAGCTAAAGATGGTCTCACTATTCCTGGTTCGTCCGGAAGGAGCAGGTCAACGTAGTTGTCCACGAGTATTGTTATTTCTACTCTGTTGGTGGGTTTAAGACGTGTTGCGGTTGCAGTCATTTTCAGTCCTTTCATTTGCAAATTACTGGCGGGTGAGCGCCTAAAAAGGAGCCGTAACACCCTCAGGAAGGGGTACGTCGAATGCCTGGGTTATTTCACCTACCATCTGGTAGAATCCGCACAAAGTTACAACTTCTAATAGACCTTCAACTCCATAGAGTTTTATCATCTCATTCTGAAC
The genomic region above belongs to Desulfomonilaceae bacterium and contains:
- a CDS encoding RNA-binding protein codes for the protein MSIKIYVGNLSFDSSEGELNGLFEPYGVVDSAKIIVDQFTNRSRGFGFIEMQNREEGLRAIQELDSKDLGGRSLKVNEARPKTNSGDRPRGNGGSRW
- the rpsU gene encoding 30S ribosomal protein S21; its protein translation is MPGVVVREDEPFENAIRRFKKQLVKSGVLGEAKRRRAYDKPSVKKKKKAILARKRLMKKLRRMRRFN
- a CDS encoding MBL fold metallo-hydrolase; translation: MTATATRLKPTNRVEITILVDNYVDLLLPDEPGIVRPSLAKNGTILSKTLLAEHGLSLLIDTWDGETTRRTLLDTGYNAGTLLHNMQTLDLDPKSIDALVISHGHMDHTGSVNMALEAIGKPIPIVCHPDMFRNRFLENPQMGLVKFPQLANREQMVERGAQLSEGRGPTLIAGSTVLVTGEIPRVTDFEKGMPGAQIEIDGKLGIDKIEDDQAIVINLAGCGLVVISGCAHSGIINSMLYAQKITGEEKVFGALGGFHLIGPDMEFLIESTVEELKKIAPKLIMPMHCTGRVAMQRLQSEFADRFVLSSVGTRLILTARAC